One Brassica napus cultivar Da-Ae chromosome C2, Da-Ae, whole genome shotgun sequence DNA window includes the following coding sequences:
- the LOC106406869 gene encoding uncharacterized protein LOC106406869, giving the protein MRLEHSCEIIYWHGWEAREFDIAAARGIPDRNYAKIPAYLHMIKEANPGTHIHYETNEKARFMYLFMSFGQSIRGFNNAMRRVIVVDGTFLKNKYRGVLLVATDVDGNSNLQLKVVIADCQDLAFVSDRNASISKPIGTVYPQSTHEICIHHLLTNEVTFFKTKGLTALVEKASRTYRYTEFQERITDIFEMSHELGRYLREADVRKWARSLFLGERYDIRTTNPAESINSVLRIPREYPVIPLLDSIRELLTRWFYERRLVSSKHLDPLTTKVEKKIDRRIVKAKGFQVYKVDDFKLLVKGDIYDCHVDLERRTCTCGKYNIGKIPCRHAIPAIYSRGMEV; this is encoded by the exons ATGAGATTGGAGCATAGTTGTGAGATTATTTATTGGCACGGTTGGGAAGCTCGTGAGTTTGATATTGCAGCTGCTAGAGGTATACCAGATCGCAATTATGCTAAAATCCCAGCATATTTGCATATGATTAAAGAAGCTAATCCTGGTACGCATATTCACTATGAAACTAATGAGAAGGCAAGATTCATGTATCTATTTATGTCATTTGGGCAATCAATTAGAGGATTCAACAATGCAATGCGAAGGGTGATTGTTGTTGATGGaacttttctgaaaaataaatacagaGGAGTTCTACTTGTTGCTACTGATGTAGATGGTAACTCTAATTT ACAGTTGAAAGTGGTTATTGCTGATTGTCAAGACCTAGCTTTTGTCTCAGATAGAAATGCGTCTATTTCTAAACCGATTGGGACTGTCTACCCTCAATCAACACATGAAATTTGCATTCATCACTTGTTGACCAATGAGGTTACATTTTTCAAGACAAAAGGGTTGACTGCCTTGGTGGAAAAGGCTTCACGGACGTATAGGTACACTGAATTTCAGGAACGTATCACTGACATTTTTGAAATGAGTCATGAGCTTGGAAGATATCTACGGGAGGCTGATGTGCGCAAATGGGCTCGTTCTCTCTTCCTTGGTGAAAGGTATGACATTAGGACCACAAACCCTGCAGAGTCGATAAATTCAGTTCTGAGAATACCTAGAGAATATCCGGTTATTCCTTTGCTAGATAGTATAAGAGAATTGTTGACTCGATGGTTCTATGAGCGTCGCTTGGTAAGCTCTAAGCATCTTGATCCTTTAACCACTAAGGTGGAGAAAAAGATTGATAGGAGAATTGTGAAGGCAAAAGGCTTTCAAGTCTACAAGGTTGACGACTTCAAATTGCTTGTGAAAGGAGACATATATGATTGTCATGTTGATTTGGAAAGAAGAACATGCACATGTGGGAAGTACAATATAGGAAAAATTCCTTGCCGACATGCCATTCCTGCCATTTATTCACGAGGTATGGAAGTATAA
- the LOC106385159 gene encoding uncharacterized protein LOC106385159, protein MVKTKFTRNGKEVMIFGAMRNFDYGSDEAVQESKKGGERDASVSLPSLERSRIRKSVEGISMLASTEVSKASKTRRGTSYGSPASSPEKTTRRGTSYGSPASSPVKATRRGSTLSPRVSKKQKVNVAPSGDDREEWPETEMLASTVAKKTRRGTSSGGSPVSPRQSKKQKVNSERSLGDDGDDREEFLQIEEFGDIGDDGREDENGIAGIEEVGCTDLSLYFGDKAKNDDCEVDEDEGDDDAWDDDKIPDPLSSDDENEEEMRPAQAYREDTDPEELLQLGKTFSDAEDFKHACLRYTLKTRYNIKYYRSSSLKMGAKCAAEMRDDEAPCPWMVYCSYDRRKQKLMVKTYVNDHKCERTGYSKILKRSAIASLFAERLRLNPKLTAKEIQSEILREYKMEVLENSCIKAKTKVMKERRKTHEEHFDKIWDYQAEILRSNPGSTMEIETIPGATVGTKQRFYRLYMCFQAQKEAWKKTCRPVIGLDGAFLKWDIKGQLLAAVGRDGDNRIVPIAWAVVEIENDTNWDWFVKRLALDLGLENGNGFVIMSDKQKGLVKSVHTLLPEAEHRQCCRHIYENWRKGGKDLRLQRFFWFIARSYTPGMFNYNMDELKNYDPGAHASLIITKPETWSRAFFKIGSYCNDNLNNLCESFNKTIREPRKKPLLDMLEEIRRQCMTRNYNRSKMAKDRKTRFTPKTHKELDRVEKKSKECSLRWAIGPETEVEDRDQSYVVNLENETCACRSWQMNGIPCIHAAKVILGVGRKLSEFVAPFYTTSKWRETYSFGIRPVNGMIEWPRTNRLGVIPPPNRNGKPGRPKNHDRKKGTNETVSTTKLSRANRVMTCSNCKEEGHYKNTCRKAFVESPPKNQEADQGNIRDYTLASHKLNPQKLKPHKINPHKLKHHHGKFLNLQKVNPHKLKHHRQHRGEDGFFRCLCVVYDGLFLNAFVVCCL, encoded by the exons ATGGTAAAGACGAAGttcacaaggaatggaaaggagGTAATGATTTTCGGAGCGATGAGGAATTTCGATTACGGGAGTGACGAAGCGGTTCAAGAGTCGAAGAAGGGTGGAGAACGCGATGCTTCTGTGAGTTTGCCATCGCTGGAGAGATCGAGGATTCGTAAAAGCGTTGAAGGGATATCGATGTTGGCATCTACAGAGGTGTCGAAGGCGTCGAAGACTAGGCGGGGAACTTCATATGGGTCGCCTGCGTCATCTCCGGAGAAGACCACGAGGAGGGGAACTTCATATGGGTCGCCTGCGTCATCTCCGGTGAAGGCCACGAGGCGTGGTTCAACTCTGTCTCCTAGAGTTtcgaagaagcagaaggtaaatGTGGCTCCTTCTGGTGATGACAGAGAAGAATGGCCAGAGACTGAGATGTTGGCATCAACAGTTGCGAAGAAGACAAGGCGGGGAACTTCATCTGGCGGGTCGCCTGTGTCTCCTAGACAAtcgaagaagcagaaggtaaacTCGGAGAGGAGTCTaggtgatgatggtgatgacagagaagaatttctccagaTTGAGGAATTTGGGGATATAGGTGATGATGGTAGGGAAGATGAGAACGGTATTGCTGGCATTGAGGAAGTTGGTTGTACAGATTTGAGTCTTTATTTTGGTGATAAAGCAAAAAATGATGACTGTGAGGTTGATGAAGACGAAGGCGATGATGATGCATGGGATGATGATAAAATCCCTGATCCTCTGTCATCAGATGATGAGAATGAAGAGGAGATGAGACCTGCGCAAGCTTACAGAGAAGACACTGATCCAGAGGAGCTCCTTCAGCTAGGCAAGACATTTTCAGATGCTGAGGACTTCAAACATGCTTGTCTGAGGTATACCCTGAAAACCAGATACAACATCAAGTACTACAGATCCAGTAGCTTGAAGATGGGTGCAAAATGTGCCGCTgagatgagagatgatgaggctCCTTGTCCCTGGATGGTCTACTGTTCGTATGATAGGAGGAAACAGAAGTTGATGGTAAAGACATACGTCAATGACCATAAGTGTGAGAGGACAGGGTATTCGAAGATACTTAAGAGGTCAGCAATTGCAAGTCTATTTGCTGAGAGGTTAAGGCTGAATCCTAAGCTCACGGCAAAGGAGATACAATCTGAGATATTGAGGGAGTATAAGATGGAAGTTTTAGAAAACTCATGCATTAAGGCCAAGACGAAGGTGATGAAAGAAAGGAGGAAGACCCATGAGGAGCATTTTGATAAAATCTGGGATTACCAAGCAGAGATATTGAGGAGCAATCCTGGATCAACCATGGAAATTGAGACCATACCAGGAGCCACGGTTGGAACCAAGCAGCGGTTCTACAGACTCTACATGTGTTTCCAAGCACAAAAGGAAGCATGGAAGAAGACTTGTAGGCCTGTTATTGGCTTAGATGGAGCCTTTTTGAAATGGGACATCAAGGGACAGTTGTTGGCTGCGGTTGGAAGAGATGGAGACAATAGGATTGTCCCTATTGCTTGGGCTGTAGTGGAGATAGAGAATGATACAAACTGGGATTGGTTTGTGAAGCGTTTGGCCTTGGATTTGGGATTGGAAAATGGGAACGGCTTTGTTATAATGTCTGACAAACAAAAG GGATTAGTGAAATCAGTTCATACCCTCCTTCCAGAAGCTGAGCATAGACAGTGTTGTCGCCATATCTACGAGAACTGGAGGAAAGGTGGAAAAGATCTAAGGTTACAGAGGTTCTTCTGGTTCATTGCAAGGAGCTACACTCCTGGTATGTTCAACTACAACATGGACGAGCTTAAGAACTATGATCCTGGCGCACATGCATCTCTGATAATAACAAAGCCAGAGACTTGGTCTAGAGCTTTCTTCAAGATAGGCTCCTACTGCAATGATAATCTGAACAACTTGTGTGAGTCCTTCAACAAGACCATCAGGGAGCCTAGGAAGAAACCTCTGCTAGACATGTTAGAGGAGATAAGGCGTCAATGTATGACTAGGAACTACAATAGGTCTAAGATGGCTAAGGACAGGAAGACTAGGTTCACCCCGAAGACACATAAAGAGTTAGACAGGGTTGAGAAGAAGTCAAAAGAATGTAGTCTGCGTTGGGCAATTGGGCCAGAGACTGAGGTGGAAGATAGAGACCAGTCATATGTGGTGAATTTGGAGAATGAGACTTGTGCATGTCGAAGCTGGCAAATGAATGGTATTCCATGCATCCATGCTGCTAAGGTCATCCTTGGCGTGGGAAGAAAACTCTCTGAATTTGTTGCTCCTTTCTACACAACCTCTAAGTGGCGTGAAACCTACAGTTTTGGGATCAGACCTGTAAATGGGATGATAGAGTGGCCTCGGACCAATAGATTAGGTGTGATTCCACCACCTAATCGAAATGGCAAGCCTGGTAGGCCTAAAAACCATGATCGAAAGAAGGGAACCAATGAGACAGTGTCTACTACCAAGCTGAGTCGTGCGAACAGGGTAATGACATGCTCTAATTGCAAAGAAGAAGGGCACTACAAGAATACATGTCGGAAGGCTTTTGTTGAGAGCCCACCTAAAAACCAAGAGGCAGACCAAGGAAATATCAG GGACTACACTTTGGCGAGTCACAAGCTCAATCCTCAGAAGCTCAAACCTCACAAAATCAATCCTCACAAGCTCAAGCATCACCATGGGAAGTTCCTCAATCTTCAGAAGGTCAATCCTCACAAGCTGAAGCATCACAGACAGCATCGTGGGGAAGATGGTTTTTTTAGATGCTTGTGTGTTGTTTATGATGGTCTCTTTCTGAATGCTTTCGTTGTCTGTTGTTTATGA
- the LOC106385148 gene encoding P-loop NTPase domain-containing protein LPA1 homolog 1 isoform X1, which yields MAETTKVMYIVVVDDDDDDDFDTTTAIVEEDGTGNWKDSFRYTRPVLQSTLQLMGCKARHAFKISRRVFELIRSEGSLILSPTHGKESVFDKTCDAASACAGVETADDVDKSKSKPFEMHKRRTTVVVSREIYVNVVCDALAEYKYVGHDQRADLILACKIRERKESVTVLLCGTSGCGKSTLSALLGSRLGITTVVSTDSIRHMMRSFVDEKQDPLLWASTYHAGECLDPVAVAESKAKRRRAKKLDNYGKSTLEDDKPTITTTVAALLSHKQMAVEGFKAQSEMVIENLDRLITAWEERKESVVVEGVHLSLNFVMGLMKKHPSIVPFMVYISNEEKHLERFAVRAKYMTLDPEKNKYVKYIRNIRTIQDYLCKRADKHLVPKINNTNVDKSVAAIHATVFSCLRRREAGEQLYDATTNTVSVIDDEYRNQCTANSLSSKGMFQLIQRQGSSRHLMALLNNDGTFSRTWPLGGKVDETMEGNGMVHPVYGYLQKAEPVNLQFGLFGISAWPSDGATSRAGSVDYDSRADLGENGSRHYSSCCSSPRMSEGTSKELKEEQSVHGSDEEGEDDPPDEQDTDFSDDDDNKQDHEEVGSVDEESTKSDEEYDDLAMEDKSYWTDNEEESRDTVAVMSEKKHKPATKDEKYVQNLDLFLRTAANKQLVGPLELCASLFMCETRRLSGKEKMKKRSLSISALGKHKSGLGDPIVLGAPRSFATKFLSSV from the exons ACGGCGATTGTGGAAGAAGACGGAACCGGGAATTGGAAAGATTCGTTTAGGTATACGCGTCCGGTTTTACAGAGTACTCTTCAGCTCATGGGTTGCAAAGCCCGTCACGCCTTCAAg ATTAGCCGGAGGGTTTTTGAGCTAATAAGAAGCGAAGGCTCCTTAATACTTTCTCCCACGCATGGGAAAGAATCTGTATTTGACAAGACGTGTGATGCTGCTTCAGCTTGTGCTGGTGTAGAAACTGCCGATGATGTAGATAAGAGTAAAAGTAAGCCCTTTGAGATGCATAAAAGGCGCACAACCGTTGTTGTTTCGCGAGAAATATATGTTAACGTTGTCTGTGACGCTCTAGCTGAATATAAGTATGTGGGTCATGACCAAAGGGCAGACTTGATCCTGGCCTGCAA GATTCGGGAGAGGAAGGAATCTGTGACTGTTCTACTCTGCGGGACTAGTGGCTGTGGCAAATCTACACTCTCCGCACTTCTG GGCAGCAGGCTGGGGATTACAACGGTCGTCTCGACCGACTCAATCCGTCACATGATGAGAAGTTTCGTTGATGAGAAGCAGGATCCTTTGCTGTGGGCTTCAACTTACCACGCGGGAGAGTGCCTTGACCCTGTGGCAGTCGCAGAATCAAAAGCCAAAAGAAGACGAGCCAAAAAGTTGGATAATTATGGAAAATCAACACTTGAGGATGACAAACCAACCATCACCACCACTGTTGCAGCTTTGTTAAGTCACAAGCAGATGGCTGTGGAAGGATTCAAGGCTCAAAGTGAGATGGTGATTGAGAATCTCGATAGGCTCATTACAGCTTGGGAAGAAAGGAAAGAGTCTGTGGTTGTTGAAGGTGTCCATCTAAGCCTTAACTTTGTG ATGGGACTGATGAAGAAGCATCCGTCAATTGTTCCTTTCATGGTTTACATCTCTAACGAGGAGAAACATTTGGAACGCTTTGCAGTCAGAGCCAAGTACATGACCCTAGACCCAGAGAAAAACAAGTACGTCAAATACATACGCAACATCAGAACAATACAGGACTACCTCTGTAAACGAGCTGACAAACATCTCGTCCCCAAGATAAACAACACCAACGTCGACAAAAGTGTGGCTGCCATCCACGCCACGGTCTTCTCCTGCTTACGTAGGCGTGAAGCAGGAGAGCAGCTCTATGATGCTACCACAAATACCGTCTCTGTGATCGATGACGAGTACCGGAACCAATGTACAGCTAACTCGTTGAGTTCCAAAGGAATGTTTCAGCTGATTCAAAGACAAGGCTCTTCTAGGCATCTAATGGCTCTTCTCAACAATGATGGAACTTTCTCAAGAACTTGGCCTCTTGGTGGTAAGGTTGATGAGACAATGGAGGGAAATGGAATGGTGCATCCAGTTTATGGATACTTGCAGAAAGCTGAACCTGTGAATCTTCAGTTTGGTTTGTTTGGGATTAGTGCTTGGCCTAGTGATGGAGCCACGAGCCGTGCTGGGAGTGTTGATTATGACTCTAGAGCTGACTTGGGGGAAAATGGAAGTAGGCATTACTCTTCTTGCTGCAGTTCTCCTAGGATGTCTGAAGGAACTTCCAAAGAG CTTAAGGAGGAGCAGTCCGTGCACGGTAGCGATGAAGAAGGTGAGGACGATCCTCCTGATGAGCAAGATACAGATTTTAGCGATGACGATGATAACAAGCAAGACCATGAAGAG GTGGGATCAGTTGATGAGGAATCTACAAAGTCAGATGAGGAGTACGACGATCTTGCTATGGAAGACAAAAGTTACTGGACGGATAACGAGGAAGAGTCACGAGATACGGTGGCGGTAATGTCTGAGAAAAAACACAAACCGGCgacaaaagatgaaaaataCGTACAGAACTTAGACCTTTTTCTTCGGACAGCTGCGAACAAGCAGCTGGTGGGGCCGCTTGAGCTATGTGCATCGCTGTTCATGTGTGAGACAAGACGCTTGTCGGGtaaagagaagatgaagaagcgtTCTCTTAGCATCTCGGCTCTTGGAAAACACAAGTCGGGTTTGGGAGATCCGATTGTCTTGGGTGCCCCACGATCCTTTGCAACTAAATTCCTGAGTTCTGTGTAG
- the LOC106385148 gene encoding P-loop NTPase domain-containing protein LPA1 homolog 1 isoform X2, whose translation MMRSFVDEKQDPLLWASTYHAGECLDPVAVAESKAKRRRAKKLDNYGKSTLEDDKPTITTTVAALLSHKQMAVEGFKAQSEMVIENLDRLITAWEERKESVVVEGVHLSLNFVMGLMKKHPSIVPFMVYISNEEKHLERFAVRAKYMTLDPEKNKYVKYIRNIRTIQDYLCKRADKHLVPKINNTNVDKSVAAIHATVFSCLRRREAGEQLYDATTNTVSVIDDEYRNQCTANSLSSKGMFQLIQRQGSSRHLMALLNNDGTFSRTWPLGGKVDETMEGNGMVHPVYGYLQKAEPVNLQFGLFGISAWPSDGATSRAGSVDYDSRADLGENGSRHYSSCCSSPRMSEGTSKELKEEQSVHGSDEEGEDDPPDEQDTDFSDDDDNKQDHEEVGSVDEESTKSDEEYDDLAMEDKSYWTDNEEESRDTVAVMSEKKHKPATKDEKYVQNLDLFLRTAANKQLVGPLELCASLFMCETRRLSGKEKMKKRSLSISALGKHKSGLGDPIVLGAPRSFATKFLSSV comes from the exons ATGATGAGAAGTTTCGTTGATGAGAAGCAGGATCCTTTGCTGTGGGCTTCAACTTACCACGCGGGAGAGTGCCTTGACCCTGTGGCAGTCGCAGAATCAAAAGCCAAAAGAAGACGAGCCAAAAAGTTGGATAATTATGGAAAATCAACACTTGAGGATGACAAACCAACCATCACCACCACTGTTGCAGCTTTGTTAAGTCACAAGCAGATGGCTGTGGAAGGATTCAAGGCTCAAAGTGAGATGGTGATTGAGAATCTCGATAGGCTCATTACAGCTTGGGAAGAAAGGAAAGAGTCTGTGGTTGTTGAAGGTGTCCATCTAAGCCTTAACTTTGTG ATGGGACTGATGAAGAAGCATCCGTCAATTGTTCCTTTCATGGTTTACATCTCTAACGAGGAGAAACATTTGGAACGCTTTGCAGTCAGAGCCAAGTACATGACCCTAGACCCAGAGAAAAACAAGTACGTCAAATACATACGCAACATCAGAACAATACAGGACTACCTCTGTAAACGAGCTGACAAACATCTCGTCCCCAAGATAAACAACACCAACGTCGACAAAAGTGTGGCTGCCATCCACGCCACGGTCTTCTCCTGCTTACGTAGGCGTGAAGCAGGAGAGCAGCTCTATGATGCTACCACAAATACCGTCTCTGTGATCGATGACGAGTACCGGAACCAATGTACAGCTAACTCGTTGAGTTCCAAAGGAATGTTTCAGCTGATTCAAAGACAAGGCTCTTCTAGGCATCTAATGGCTCTTCTCAACAATGATGGAACTTTCTCAAGAACTTGGCCTCTTGGTGGTAAGGTTGATGAGACAATGGAGGGAAATGGAATGGTGCATCCAGTTTATGGATACTTGCAGAAAGCTGAACCTGTGAATCTTCAGTTTGGTTTGTTTGGGATTAGTGCTTGGCCTAGTGATGGAGCCACGAGCCGTGCTGGGAGTGTTGATTATGACTCTAGAGCTGACTTGGGGGAAAATGGAAGTAGGCATTACTCTTCTTGCTGCAGTTCTCCTAGGATGTCTGAAGGAACTTCCAAAGAG CTTAAGGAGGAGCAGTCCGTGCACGGTAGCGATGAAGAAGGTGAGGACGATCCTCCTGATGAGCAAGATACAGATTTTAGCGATGACGATGATAACAAGCAAGACCATGAAGAG GTGGGATCAGTTGATGAGGAATCTACAAAGTCAGATGAGGAGTACGACGATCTTGCTATGGAAGACAAAAGTTACTGGACGGATAACGAGGAAGAGTCACGAGATACGGTGGCGGTAATGTCTGAGAAAAAACACAAACCGGCgacaaaagatgaaaaataCGTACAGAACTTAGACCTTTTTCTTCGGACAGCTGCGAACAAGCAGCTGGTGGGGCCGCTTGAGCTATGTGCATCGCTGTTCATGTGTGAGACAAGACGCTTGTCGGGtaaagagaagatgaagaagcgtTCTCTTAGCATCTCGGCTCTTGGAAAACACAAGTCGGGTTTGGGAGATCCGATTGTCTTGGGTGCCCCACGATCCTTTGCAACTAAATTCCTGAGTTCTGTGTAG